From Streptomyces sp. NBC_01754, a single genomic window includes:
- a CDS encoding serine/threonine-protein kinase translates to MRPVGSKYLLEEPLGRGATGTVWRARQREAAGAEAAVAGQPGETVAIKVLKEELANDADIVMRFLRERSVLLRLTHPNIVRTRDLVVEGDLLALVMDLVDGPDLHRYLRENGPLTPVAAALLTAQIADALAASHADGVVHRDLKPANVLLDEQNGEMHPMLTDFGIARLADSPGLTRTHEFVGTPAYVAPESAEGRPQTSAVDIYGAGILLYELVTGRPPFAGGTALEVLHRHLSEEPRRPSTVPEPLWTVIERCLRKDPDQRPSAVNLARALRTVGAGIGVHANSEQIAAADGVGALLAPDPAPAAVPDTSGEADPTQVLPSNAGSYDPAAPTDVMGRTPDGGHADPTAVLPPVPPHSDGTPQPDEPHPWQSQLRAARDRNEQTQVQYLDPSQDPLRRPQRRQPPPQAQQPPQRQQQPPPQQYRPQPQRAQQYPQQQPQQYQPQQYQAPQPQQRYQAPQPQQQYAPPQQAAPRPAPEPPAPRQPRQRSANPMRIPGLGCLKGCLFTVVLLVVAGWLIWELTPLQDWVAEGRGYWQAIGDGISTVTGWFENLGGR, encoded by the coding sequence GTGCGGCCGGTAGGCAGCAAGTACCTGCTCGAGGAGCCGCTCGGGCGCGGCGCCACGGGCACCGTCTGGCGAGCCCGCCAGCGGGAGGCCGCCGGGGCCGAGGCGGCCGTCGCCGGACAGCCGGGCGAGACCGTGGCGATCAAGGTGCTCAAGGAGGAGCTGGCCAACGACGCGGACATCGTGATGCGCTTCCTGCGTGAGCGCTCCGTGCTGCTGCGGCTCACCCACCCGAACATCGTGCGGACCCGGGACCTCGTCGTCGAGGGCGATCTGCTCGCCCTGGTGATGGACCTGGTCGACGGTCCCGACCTGCACCGCTACCTCCGGGAGAACGGCCCGCTGACCCCGGTCGCCGCCGCCCTGCTCACCGCGCAGATCGCGGACGCGCTCGCCGCCAGTCACGCCGACGGCGTCGTCCACCGCGACCTGAAGCCCGCCAACGTCCTGCTCGACGAGCAGAACGGTGAGATGCACCCGATGCTCACCGACTTCGGTATCGCGCGGCTGGCCGACTCACCCGGGCTGACCCGGACCCACGAGTTCGTCGGCACGCCCGCCTACGTGGCGCCCGAGTCCGCCGAGGGCCGGCCGCAGACCTCCGCGGTGGACATCTACGGCGCGGGCATCCTGCTGTACGAACTGGTCACCGGACGTCCGCCGTTCGCCGGGGGCACCGCGCTGGAGGTCCTGCACCGGCACCTCAGCGAGGAGCCCCGCAGGCCGAGTACGGTCCCCGAACCGCTGTGGACGGTCATAGAGCGCTGCCTGCGCAAGGACCCCGACCAGCGGCCCAGCGCCGTGAACCTCGCCCGGGCGCTGCGCACCGTCGGCGCCGGTATCGGTGTGCACGCCAACTCCGAGCAGATCGCGGCCGCCGACGGCGTGGGCGCCCTGCTCGCCCCCGACCCCGCGCCCGCCGCCGTCCCCGACACCTCGGGCGAGGCCGACCCCACACAGGTGCTGCCGAGCAACGCGGGCTCGTACGACCCGGCCGCCCCGACGGACGTCATGGGCCGGACCCCCGACGGCGGACACGCCGACCCGACCGCCGTGCTGCCCCCGGTACCGCCGCACTCCGACGGGACCCCGCAGCCCGACGAGCCGCACCCCTGGCAGTCCCAGCTGCGGGCGGCCCGCGACCGCAACGAGCAGACCCAGGTCCAGTACCTCGACCCGAGCCAGGACCCGCTGCGCCGCCCGCAGCGCCGGCAGCCGCCTCCGCAGGCCCAGCAGCCCCCGCAGCGGCAGCAGCAGCCGCCACCGCAGCAGTACCGGCCGCAGCCGCAGCGCGCCCAGCAGTACCCGCAGCAGCAGCCCCAGCAGTACCAGCCGCAGCAGTACCAGGCCCCGCAGCCCCAGCAGCGGTACCAGGCCCCGCAGCCCCAGCAGCAGTACGCGCCCCCGCAGCAGGCCGCGCCCCGGCCCGCACCCGAGCCGCCGGCCCCCCGGCAGCCCCGGCAGCGCAGCGCCAACCCGATGCGCATCCCCGGGCTCGGCTGCCTCAAGGGGTGTCTGTTCACAGTGGTGCTGCTGGTCGTCGCGGGCTGGCTGATCTGGGAGCTGACCCCGCTTCAGGACTGGGTCGCCGAGGGCAGGGGATACTGGCAGGCCATCGGCGACGGCATCTCCACGGTCACCGGCTGGTTCGAGAACCTGGGCGGGCGCTAG
- a CDS encoding carbohydrate ABC transporter permease gives MTTATAGGAGAAPPADRHPRGRDGRRRSVTGTRRAVAAVFLLPALVLLGALVLYPIGYSVYRSFLDQAGTGFAGFDNYTALFTDDSIRTAVKNNAIWVVFAPTVATALGLIFAVLTERIRWGTAFKLVVFMPMAISMLAAGIIFRLVYDQAPERGVANAVVVGVHDTFAESSGFPKAHPLPVHPLKAGGGGSFVTKEPVRAGEPVLLPLVGVAPAKMPDDARPARDAPAAPDGKITGTAWLDFTRGGGGQPNVVDPQELGLKGITVEAVRNGEVVASATAGADGVFTLPASAEGAKIRLPASNFREPYNGVDWLGPTLVTPGIIGSYVWMWAGFAMVLIAAGLAGLPRELLEAARVDGANEWQVFRRITVPMLAPVLVVVLVTLMINVLKVFDLIFIIAPGSSQDDANVLALQLYRTSFGTDADLGVGSAIAVLLLLLVVPMMLVNIRRIRKEGRR, from the coding sequence ATGACGACAGCGACAGCGGGGGGCGCCGGAGCGGCGCCCCCCGCCGACAGGCATCCGCGGGGGCGCGACGGCAGGCGCCGGAGCGTCACCGGCACGCGCCGGGCGGTGGCGGCGGTGTTCCTGCTGCCCGCTCTGGTGCTGCTCGGCGCCCTCGTCCTCTATCCCATCGGGTACTCCGTCTACCGGTCCTTCCTCGACCAGGCGGGCACCGGGTTCGCGGGCTTCGACAACTACACGGCGCTGTTCACGGACGACAGCATCCGCACGGCGGTGAAGAACAACGCGATCTGGGTGGTGTTCGCGCCGACCGTGGCCACCGCGCTGGGGCTGATCTTCGCGGTGCTGACCGAGCGCATCCGGTGGGGCACGGCCTTCAAACTGGTCGTCTTCATGCCGATGGCGATCTCGATGCTGGCCGCCGGCATCATCTTCCGGCTGGTGTACGACCAGGCGCCGGAGCGGGGGGTCGCCAACGCGGTGGTGGTGGGCGTGCACGACACGTTCGCCGAGTCGTCCGGCTTCCCGAAGGCGCACCCGCTGCCCGTCCACCCGCTGAAGGCGGGCGGCGGCGGTTCGTTCGTCACCAAGGAACCGGTACGGGCCGGGGAACCGGTCCTGCTGCCGCTCGTCGGGGTGGCCCCGGCGAAGATGCCCGACGACGCCCGGCCGGCCCGGGACGCCCCCGCAGCACCGGACGGGAAGATCACCGGCACGGCATGGCTGGACTTCACCCGGGGCGGCGGCGGTCAGCCCAACGTCGTCGACCCGCAGGAACTCGGCCTCAAGGGCATCACGGTCGAGGCCGTCCGGAACGGCGAGGTCGTCGCCTCGGCCACCGCGGGCGCGGACGGGGTCTTCACCCTGCCCGCCTCCGCCGAGGGCGCCAAGATCCGGCTCCCGGCGTCGAACTTCCGGGAGCCGTACAACGGCGTCGACTGGCTCGGGCCGACCCTGGTCACCCCGGGGATCATCGGCAGTTACGTCTGGATGTGGGCGGGCTTCGCCATGGTGCTGATCGCGGCCGGCCTGGCCGGGCTGCCGCGCGAACTCCTGGAGGCGGCCCGGGTGGACGGTGCCAACGAGTGGCAGGTGTTCCGCCGGATCACGGTCCCGATGCTCGCACCGGTCCTGGTGGTGGTGCTGGTGACCCTGATGATCAACGTACTGAAGGTCTTCGACCTGATCTTCATCATCGCGCCGGGGTCCTCCCAGGACGACGCGAACGTTTTGGCGCTCCAGCTGTACCGGACCTCGTTCGGCACGGACGCCGATCTCGGGGTCGGCAGCGCGATCGCCGTCCTCCTCCTGCTGCTGGTGGTCCCGATGATGCTGGTCAACATCCGCCGGATACGGAAGGAGGGGCGCCGATGA
- a CDS encoding FtsK/SpoIIIE domain-containing protein, with product MQIRLTVLAPPSGQTPARACDVLVTAPAGTALAAVASGLASAVTGPEASQSGGAVVLYAGRERLDTQRCALGEPPLVDGAVLSLQVPGEDETANDAVPARLHVVAGPDAGGVHLLHGGRVRIGRSAEADVPLDDPDVSRLHCAVTVSEDGRISVADLGSTNGTSLDGAPVHDRPVRPAPGALLRLGESTLRFAPGTRTPTLTTTPDGEGHLRVARADGGATGTAPEGATGTVPAGPAGEGTRDHGPAAGAPDAGGHGGPGSHGAYGTGPFSGEDPPQVTHGRGTPLTTGEVPRRGGIGAWARRLTGSRSEPVQPAGRHPGEDPAAGPGGDPEPYPDASAPSSSVAGTWPDPAEVLLTALGPGPRLWERGAAHPEALVVRLGTAERAGLPAVPVTVGLREAGSLGLAGPRERLSGLARSVLAQLAALHSPFELEIVLISTDRTRGADERRREWSWLGWLPHLRPLHGQDCRLLLAHDREQADARAAELARRMDEGPLGPGWASADRSSVAEAARAHTGPFTVVIVDGDPGSAALRETTAGLAVAGAAAGIHLICLAETPAASPTSPVDATYDTACRVTLPFRECGAVAMLSGDVATALRLLRTAGGQVAGHGTVATVDAVSAAWAERFGRALAPLRDECSSGLTGRPVTAALPPSARLLDELGLARATPASLMARWASTAEEQPGATVRTAAPAARGPEAAASGRTLDTGPHPGAAPGTRPRVGVQRGAGEPGRAGPGSPFPGSGPTRSGSGRSSCPPAASASVPAQRRESREPASRGASYAGRPVVVLGAGPRGPLSVDLADEGPHLLIEGPAGSGRTELLRAVAASLASADRPDRLGILLIDGGGGDGLRPCTELPHVFTHLIASDPVRMREFAQALGGELKRRAELLGGLDFATWHARYHEEARALPGRRTAGTGGRHGDLDSPASSTLRLRPAAARTAGPGPSPLPRIVVLADDFDALVAPALGSPGRPSAGSVVRVLEAVARDGERLGVHLVATSARPDRTEDTELARDARLRIVLDPPVVPPSPDEASPGRGRLGHPDGRVTPFQGGRVTGRIPRTATLRPTVVPLEWERMGDPPARRPVRELGNGPTDLALLASALERAARSVDAERLPPLVPSPS from the coding sequence ATGCAGATCCGGCTGACCGTCCTCGCGCCGCCCAGCGGCCAGACCCCGGCGCGCGCCTGCGACGTGCTCGTCACCGCTCCGGCCGGGACGGCGCTCGCCGCCGTCGCCTCCGGCCTGGCCTCCGCGGTCACCGGTCCGGAAGCCTCGCAGAGCGGCGGTGCCGTGGTGCTGTACGCGGGGCGCGAGCGCCTGGACACCCAGCGCTGCGCCCTCGGTGAGCCGCCGCTGGTGGACGGCGCGGTGCTCTCGCTCCAGGTGCCCGGGGAGGACGAGACCGCGAACGACGCCGTCCCCGCGCGGCTGCACGTGGTCGCCGGCCCCGACGCCGGCGGGGTGCACCTCCTGCACGGCGGCCGGGTGCGGATCGGCCGCTCCGCCGAGGCCGACGTCCCGCTCGACGACCCGGACGTCTCCCGGCTGCACTGCGCGGTGACGGTCTCCGAGGACGGCCGGATCTCGGTCGCCGACCTCGGCTCCACCAACGGGACCTCGCTGGACGGCGCACCGGTCCACGACCGGCCGGTCCGGCCGGCCCCGGGCGCCCTGCTGCGGCTCGGCGAGTCGACGCTCCGGTTCGCCCCGGGCACCCGCACCCCGACGCTGACGACCACCCCCGACGGCGAGGGCCACCTCCGGGTGGCCCGGGCGGACGGCGGTGCCACGGGGACGGCCCCGGAGGGCGCCACGGGCACCGTGCCCGCCGGACCGGCGGGTGAAGGCACCCGGGACCACGGCCCCGCCGCCGGCGCCCCGGACGCCGGCGGCCACGGCGGTCCTGGATCCCACGGGGCCTACGGCACCGGCCCCTTCAGCGGCGAGGACCCGCCCCAGGTCACCCACGGCCGCGGCACCCCGCTCACCACCGGCGAGGTCCCCCGGCGCGGCGGCATAGGCGCCTGGGCGCGGCGGCTGACCGGGAGCAGGAGCGAGCCGGTCCAGCCGGCCGGACGGCACCCCGGCGAGGACCCGGCGGCCGGCCCCGGTGGTGACCCTGAGCCGTACCCCGACGCCTCCGCCCCCTCCTCGTCCGTCGCGGGCACGTGGCCGGACCCGGCCGAGGTGCTCCTCACGGCACTCGGCCCCGGCCCCCGGCTGTGGGAGCGCGGCGCCGCGCACCCGGAGGCGCTGGTCGTCCGGCTGGGGACGGCCGAGCGGGCCGGCCTGCCCGCGGTGCCGGTCACCGTTGGGCTGCGGGAGGCGGGATCGCTCGGGCTCGCGGGACCGCGGGAGCGGCTGTCCGGCCTGGCCCGCTCCGTGCTGGCCCAACTCGCCGCGCTGCACTCGCCGTTCGAGCTGGAGATCGTGCTGATCAGCACGGACCGCACGCGCGGTGCCGACGAACGGCGCCGTGAGTGGTCCTGGCTCGGCTGGCTGCCGCACCTCCGGCCCCTGCACGGCCAGGACTGCCGGCTGCTGCTGGCCCACGACCGGGAGCAGGCGGACGCCCGGGCCGCGGAGCTGGCGCGCCGTATGGACGAGGGACCGCTGGGCCCCGGCTGGGCGAGCGCCGACCGGTCCTCGGTGGCCGAGGCGGCCCGGGCCCACACCGGTCCGTTCACGGTGGTGATCGTGGACGGCGACCCCGGCTCCGCGGCCCTGCGCGAGACCACGGCCGGGCTGGCCGTGGCCGGGGCGGCCGCCGGCATCCATCTGATCTGCCTGGCCGAGACCCCGGCCGCCTCACCCACCTCCCCGGTCGACGCGACGTACGACACCGCCTGCCGGGTCACGCTCCCCTTCCGTGAGTGCGGCGCGGTCGCGATGCTGAGCGGCGACGTGGCGACCGCGTTGCGGCTGCTGCGCACGGCGGGCGGCCAGGTGGCGGGGCACGGCACCGTCGCGACGGTGGACGCGGTGTCGGCGGCCTGGGCCGAGCGGTTCGGGCGTGCCCTCGCCCCCCTGCGCGACGAGTGCTCCAGCGGCCTCACGGGCAGGCCCGTGACGGCGGCGCTGCCCCCGTCCGCCCGGCTGCTGGACGAGCTGGGCCTGGCCCGGGCCACCCCCGCCTCCCTGATGGCCCGCTGGGCGTCGACGGCGGAGGAACAACCGGGCGCGACGGTGCGTACGGCCGCGCCCGCGGCGCGTGGCCCGGAAGCGGCGGCCTCCGGCCGCACCCTGGACACCGGCCCCCACCCGGGCGCGGCCCCGGGCACCCGCCCCCGGGTGGGTGTCCAGCGCGGGGCCGGGGAGCCAGGCCGCGCCGGCCCCGGCTCCCCGTTCCCGGGCAGCGGTCCCACCCGTTCGGGATCGGGCCGTTCGTCCTGTCCACCCGCGGCCTCCGCCTCCGTACCGGCGCAGCGGCGCGAGAGCCGCGAACCCGCGTCCCGGGGCGCCTCGTACGCGGGCCGGCCCGTGGTCGTGCTCGGAGCCGGCCCCCGGGGCCCCCTCTCCGTCGATCTGGCCGACGAGGGCCCGCACCTGCTGATCGAGGGACCGGCGGGCAGCGGCCGTACGGAACTGCTGCGGGCCGTGGCCGCTTCCCTGGCCTCCGCGGACCGCCCCGACCGGCTCGGCATCCTGCTCATCGACGGCGGGGGCGGCGACGGTCTGCGTCCCTGCACGGAGCTGCCGCACGTCTTCACACACCTGATCGCCTCGGACCCCGTACGGATGCGGGAGTTCGCCCAGGCGCTCGGCGGCGAGCTCAAGCGGCGCGCGGAGCTGCTGGGCGGCCTGGACTTCGCCACCTGGCACGCCCGGTACCACGAGGAGGCGCGGGCGCTCCCGGGACGGCGCACCGCCGGCACCGGCGGCCGGCACGGCGACCTCGACTCCCCCGCCAGCAGCACCCTGCGGCTGCGGCCCGCCGCGGCCCGGACCGCCGGCCCCGGCCCGTCCCCGCTGCCCCGGATCGTCGTCCTGGCCGACGACTTCGACGCCCTGGTCGCCCCCGCGCTCGGCAGCCCGGGCCGCCCGTCGGCCGGATCCGTCGTCCGGGTGCTGGAGGCCGTGGCCAGGGACGGTGAGCGGCTGGGCGTCCATCTGGTCGCCACCTCGGCCCGCCCGGACCGCACCGAGGACACCGAGCTGGCCCGGGACGCCCGGCTGCGCATCGTGCTGGACCCGCCGGTGGTCCCGCCGTCGCCGGACGAGGCGTCCCCGGGACGGGGGCGGCTGGGGCATCCGGACGGGCGGGTGACGCCCTTCCAGGGCGGCCGGGTCACCGGCCGGATCCCGCGCACGGCGACCCTGCGCCCCACCGTCGTACCCCTGGAGTGGGAGCGGATGGGCGATCCGCCGGCCCGCCGGCCGGTCCGCGAGCTGGGCAACGGGCCCACCGACCTCGCGCTGCTGGCCAGCGCCCTGGAGCGGGCGGCCCGCTCGGTCGACGCCGAACGGCTGCCGCCGCTCGTCCCGTCCCCGTCCTGA
- a CDS encoding ABC transporter substrate-binding protein: MRTTLRMRRAAVVFTAVGALALAGCGGDGDGKDEADKGSGKDKESSSTVALPKLDGERISVAAVWTGPEQANFTKVLAEFEKRTGATVTFVPAQDPIVNFLGTKIAGGQPPDVAMIPQVGAIQQAVAKKWAKPVGPEARAQLGQNYAQVWQDLGAVDDTQYGVYFKAANKSLIWYNAQVFENAGASEPKTWKDFLATAETVSASGVTPVSVGGADGWTLTDWFENIYLSQAGPEKYDQLAKHEIKWTDPSVKDALTTLAELFGKPSLIAGGADGALQTEFPASVTQTFTGGDQPKAAMVFEGDFVSVNIAQTKAKIGTDAKVFPFPAVGADSPVVTGGDAAVALKDGKGAQAMLTWLASKDAAKIWAEAGGFISPNKSLDAAAYPDAVQRTIAEALIDAGDDVRFDMSDQAPQSFGGTPGKGEWKTLQDFLKNPKDIAGTQAKLESDAAKAYKS; this comes from the coding sequence ATGCGCACAACCCTTCGCATGCGTAGGGCCGCAGTGGTGTTCACCGCGGTCGGGGCACTGGCCCTGGCCGGCTGCGGCGGCGACGGCGACGGCAAGGACGAGGCGGACAAGGGCTCCGGCAAGGACAAGGAGAGCTCGTCGACCGTCGCGCTGCCGAAGCTGGACGGGGAGCGGATCTCCGTGGCGGCGGTCTGGACCGGGCCCGAGCAGGCCAACTTCACCAAGGTGCTGGCCGAGTTCGAGAAACGGACCGGCGCGACGGTCACCTTCGTCCCCGCCCAGGATCCCATCGTCAACTTCCTGGGGACGAAGATAGCGGGCGGCCAGCCGCCGGACGTCGCGATGATCCCGCAGGTCGGGGCCATCCAGCAGGCGGTCGCCAAGAAGTGGGCCAAGCCCGTCGGCCCCGAGGCGCGGGCCCAGCTGGGCCAGAACTACGCACAGGTCTGGCAGGATCTCGGCGCGGTGGACGACACGCAGTACGGCGTCTACTTCAAGGCCGCCAACAAGTCCCTGATCTGGTACAACGCCCAGGTGTTCGAGAACGCGGGCGCGAGCGAGCCGAAGACCTGGAAGGACTTCCTGGCCACGGCCGAGACGGTGTCCGCCTCCGGTGTCACTCCGGTCTCGGTCGGCGGCGCGGACGGCTGGACGCTCACCGACTGGTTCGAGAACATCTACCTCTCCCAGGCCGGCCCGGAGAAGTACGACCAGCTGGCCAAGCACGAGATCAAGTGGACCGATCCGTCCGTGAAGGACGCGCTGACCACCCTCGCCGAGCTCTTCGGCAAGCCGAGCCTGATCGCGGGCGGCGCCGACGGGGCGCTCCAGACCGAGTTCCCGGCCTCCGTCACCCAGACGTTCACCGGCGGGGACCAGCCCAAGGCCGCCATGGTCTTCGAGGGCGACTTCGTCTCGGTCAACATCGCGCAGACCAAGGCGAAGATCGGCACGGACGCCAAGGTGTTCCCGTTCCCGGCGGTCGGTGCCGACTCACCCGTGGTGACCGGAGGCGACGCGGCCGTGGCGCTCAAGGACGGCAAGGGCGCCCAGGCGATGCTGACCTGGCTGGCGTCGAAGGACGCGGCGAAGATCTGGGCCGAGGCGGGCGGGTTCATCTCGCCGAACAAGTCCCTGGACGCGGCCGCCTATCCCGACGCGGTGCAGCGCACGATCGCCGAGGCGCTGATCGACGCCGGGGACGACGTCCGGTTCGACATGTCCGACCAGGCCCCGCAGTCGTTCGGCGGGACGCCCGGCAAGGGTGAGTGGAAGACGCTCCAGGACTTCCTGAAGAACCCGAAGGACATCGCGGGGACCCAGGCGAAACTGGAGTCCGACGCGGCCAAGGCGTACAAGAGCTGA
- a CDS encoding carbohydrate ABC transporter permease: MTTTEPVAAEPAPAVTAAPVKPRPALAARIAARAGGGVMRVVLLLVALFWLMPTIGLLLSSLRDAEDIAATGWWRVFTAPSELTFTNYQRLLENSAITDSLLSTVMITVPATFLVVVIGSFAGYAFAWMEFPGRDWWFLLVVGLLVVPVQVALIPVSELFGAVGIFETTLGVVLFHTAFGLPFAIFLLRNFFAEIPRELLEAARLDGAGEIRLFTRVVMPLGGPAIASLGIFQFLWVWNDMLVALIFADSGSPPITVALQQQVRQFGNNIDVLAPGAFVSMVIPLVVFFAFQRQFVSGVMAGAVK; encoded by the coding sequence ATGACGACGACCGAGCCGGTGGCGGCCGAACCCGCCCCCGCTGTCACCGCCGCTCCGGTGAAGCCCCGGCCGGCCCTCGCCGCCCGGATCGCCGCCCGGGCGGGCGGCGGGGTCATGCGGGTCGTCCTCCTGCTGGTGGCCCTGTTCTGGCTGATGCCGACCATCGGCCTGCTGCTCTCCTCACTGCGGGACGCGGAGGACATCGCGGCGACCGGATGGTGGCGGGTCTTCACCGCGCCCTCCGAGCTCACCTTCACCAACTACCAACGGCTGCTGGAGAATTCGGCGATCACCGATTCGCTGCTCAGCACCGTGATGATCACCGTGCCGGCCACCTTCCTGGTGGTGGTGATCGGCTCGTTCGCCGGATACGCCTTCGCCTGGATGGAGTTCCCCGGCCGTGACTGGTGGTTCCTGCTGGTCGTCGGGCTGCTCGTCGTCCCCGTGCAGGTCGCGCTGATCCCGGTCTCCGAACTCTTCGGGGCCGTCGGGATCTTCGAGACCACCCTCGGCGTGGTGCTGTTCCACACCGCGTTCGGCCTGCCGTTCGCCATCTTCCTGCTGCGCAACTTCTTCGCCGAGATCCCGCGCGAACTGCTGGAGGCGGCACGGCTCGACGGAGCGGGCGAGATCCGGCTGTTCACCCGGGTGGTGATGCCGCTGGGCGGTCCGGCCATCGCCTCGCTCGGCATCTTCCAGTTCCTGTGGGTGTGGAACGACATGCTGGTCGCGCTGATCTTCGCGGACTCCGGGTCCCCGCCGATCACCGTGGCCCTCCAGCAGCAGGTCCGCCAGTTCGGCAACAACATCGATGTCCTGGCGCCGGGCGCCTTCGTGTCGATGGTGATCCCGCTGGTGGTCTTCTTCGCCTTCCAGCGGCAGTTCGTCTCCGGGGTGATGGCCGGTGCCGTCAAGTGA
- a CDS encoding serine/threonine-protein kinase: MARNIGSRYTAHQILGRGSAGTVWLGEGPEGPVAVKLLREDLASDQELVGRFVQERTALLGLDHPHIVAVRDLVVDGNDLALVMDLVRGTDLRTRLDRERRLAPEAAAAIVADVADGLAAAHRAGIVHRDVKPENILLDMEGPPGPGGAHPALLTDFGVAKLIDTPRRTKATKIIGTPDYLAPEIVEGLPPRAAVDIYALATVFYELLAGFTPFGGGHPGAVLRRHVTETVVPLPGIPEELWRLLVQCLAKAPASRLRASELATRLRELIPLLAGIPPLDVDEPDAGAEPQAYDEQGHTPAAEEPRRRGAVPLVPGSSPDSNRDTHTSMRVPAPDELAGGPRGTARAPRAPGRPRPGSARNRAAAVRKRRLTLGVAAVALCAAIGVGGWLTTGGDDGGANPEDTRNSAPASP, encoded by the coding sequence TTGGCACGGAATATCGGCAGCCGGTACACCGCCCACCAGATCCTGGGGCGCGGCAGCGCCGGCACGGTGTGGCTCGGAGAGGGACCGGAAGGGCCCGTCGCCGTCAAGCTGCTCCGCGAGGACCTCGCGTCCGACCAGGAGCTCGTGGGCCGCTTCGTGCAGGAGCGCACCGCGCTGCTCGGGCTCGACCATCCGCACATCGTCGCCGTCCGCGACCTCGTCGTCGACGGCAACGACCTGGCGCTCGTCATGGACCTGGTCCGCGGCACCGATCTGCGGACCCGGCTGGACCGTGAGCGGCGCCTCGCGCCGGAGGCCGCCGCGGCGATCGTCGCGGACGTCGCGGACGGCCTGGCCGCGGCCCACCGTGCCGGGATCGTCCACCGCGACGTCAAGCCGGAGAACATCCTGCTCGACATGGAGGGCCCGCCGGGGCCCGGCGGCGCGCATCCCGCCCTGCTCACCGACTTCGGCGTCGCCAAGCTGATCGACACCCCGCGCCGCACCAAGGCCACCAAGATCATCGGTACGCCGGACTACCTGGCCCCGGAGATCGTCGAGGGCCTCCCGCCGCGTGCCGCCGTCGACATCTACGCCCTGGCGACGGTGTTCTACGAGCTCCTCGCGGGCTTCACCCCCTTCGGCGGCGGCCACCCCGGAGCCGTCCTGCGCCGGCACGTCACCGAGACCGTCGTGCCCCTCCCGGGGATCCCGGAGGAGCTCTGGCGGCTCCTGGTGCAGTGCCTGGCCAAGGCTCCGGCCTCCCGGCTGCGCGCCTCGGAGCTGGCGACCCGGCTGCGCGAGCTGATCCCGCTGCTGGCCGGGATACCCCCGCTCGACGTCGACGAGCCGGACGCGGGGGCCGAGCCGCAGGCGTACGACGAGCAGGGTCACACCCCCGCCGCCGAGGAGCCCCGCCGCCGGGGCGCGGTCCCGCTGGTCCCCGGTTCCTCCCCGGACTCCAACCGGGACACCCACACGAGCATGCGGGTCCCGGCCCCGGACGAGCTGGCCGGCGGCCCCCGGGGCACCGCCCGGGCCCCGCGCGCGCCCGGCCGTCCCCGCCCCGGATCGGCCCGCAACCGCGCCGCCGCGGTCCGCAAGCGCCGTCTCACCCTCGGTGTGGCCGCGGTCGCCCTGTGTGCCGCGATCGGGGTGGGCGGCTGGCTCACCACCGGTGGTGACGACGGCGGCGCGAACCCCGAGGACACCAGGAATTCGGCCCCGGCGTCCCCCTGA